A single genomic interval of Pyrobaculum arsenaticum DSM 13514 harbors:
- a CDS encoding ferrous iron transporter B translates to MVKRVALIGPPNVGKSSLFFALTGRYVKTANYPGTTLEVNVGKIRGTDVEVVDLPGVFNPSNPRDEDEKLAVDAALGYDVVVVVGAPHALKEALELVEYFSKFKPVALVLNMVDIGKPEVPAKELSTKLGIPVFYTSAVRRVGVVELAEFLKQWAPGGPTPVKPVEIPVKPSTRVVSAIFSRPLVAAIAVFALSMATVFFMLAVLEGVLPWGAEGPGLLPAIEPYLDAVREWILAAGFPPLLTSFLAYGLWTGVSALLTFLPYVLVAVALMALYEESGLIGLLTRTLEARLVALGIPGRGLLCLAVGATCNVPALSTAKVIWGRGNRVLTALLVPYVPCAARLSLFVAIATAVLSNKPLLVPFAVLVPYAVSAMAILGASAVYRSVFKTRPLVEGLPPTPLMLPNWRIYLLKIWLYFKDFLYKAGLLIVALPLALWPLTAFGPAGPAESPADSWMAVVGRYLDAVFAPLGIPWQISASLIAGYIFKEVVWGFMQAFGAVELIPSLSLPSAMALLVFLAMYSACIATTATLIRIVGWRLTMASLALQLALGLAAAYAVHYILAIFSP, encoded by the coding sequence GTGGTAAAGAGAGTGGCCTTAATTGGTCCTCCGAATGTGGGGAAGTCTTCGCTATTTTTTGCCCTTACTGGTCGCTATGTCAAAACTGCTAATTATCCAGGTACTACGCTGGAAGTGAACGTGGGTAAGATAAGGGGGACTGATGTGGAGGTTGTCGACCTACCCGGCGTGTTTAATCCGAGCAATCCTAGAGACGAAGATGAGAAGCTGGCGGTAGACGCGGCGCTCGGGTACGACGTCGTGGTTGTTGTCGGCGCTCCACACGCCTTGAAAGAGGCGCTTGAACTAGTAGAATATTTCAGCAAGTTCAAGCCAGTAGCTCTCGTTTTGAATATGGTAGATATCGGGAAGCCTGAAGTACCGGCTAAGGAGCTCTCCACAAAGCTGGGAATCCCCGTCTTCTACACCTCAGCGGTGAGGCGGGTAGGCGTCGTAGAGCTTGCCGAGTTCTTGAAACAGTGGGCCCCAGGCGGCCCCACCCCGGTTAAACCCGTCGAAATACCTGTCAAGCCATCAACAAGAGTTGTCAGTGCAATATTCTCGAGACCTCTCGTAGCGGCGATCGCCGTCTTTGCGCTGTCAATGGCAACAGTGTTTTTCATGTTGGCCGTCCTAGAGGGGGTACTACCTTGGGGGGCGGAGGGCCCCGGCTTGCTCCCGGCGATAGAGCCGTACCTAGACGCTGTTAGAGAATGGATTTTGGCCGCTGGTTTCCCCCCGCTGTTAACCTCGTTTCTAGCGTATGGACTCTGGACCGGTGTCTCGGCGTTGCTGACCTTTTTGCCCTATGTGCTCGTCGCAGTGGCCCTAATGGCTCTTTATGAGGAGAGCGGCTTGATAGGCCTATTGACGAGGACTCTAGAGGCGAGGCTAGTGGCGCTGGGCATACCTGGCCGGGGTCTCCTCTGCCTGGCGGTGGGCGCCACCTGCAACGTGCCTGCTCTTTCCACAGCGAAGGTCATATGGGGAAGAGGAAACAGAGTGCTCACGGCGCTGCTCGTGCCCTATGTCCCATGTGCCGCTAGGCTTTCTCTATTTGTGGCGATAGCAACTGCGGTGTTGTCCAATAAACCACTCCTCGTCCCCTTCGCTGTCCTTGTCCCATACGCCGTGTCGGCCATGGCTATACTGGGCGCCTCAGCTGTCTACAGGAGCGTTTTCAAGACTAGGCCCTTGGTGGAGGGCCTCCCTCCGACTCCGTTGATGTTGCCTAACTGGAGGATCTACCTGCTCAAGATATGGCTCTATTTCAAAGACTTCCTATACAAGGCAGGACTGCTCATTGTGGCTCTCCCCCTAGCCCTGTGGCCTTTGACGGCTTTCGGCCCCGCCGGCCCAGCCGAGAGTCCCGCCGACTCGTGGATGGCGGTGGTCGGCAGATACCTCGACGCAGTGTTTGCGCCTCTCGGCATCCCGTGGCAGATATCGGCTTCGCTTATCGCCGGCTATATTTTCAAAGAGGTTGTGTGGGGCTTTATGCAGGCTTTTGGCGCTGTGGAGCTCATCCCGAGTCTCTCCCTGCCATCAGCCATGGCCTTGCTGGTATTTCTGGCGATGTATTCAGCATGCATCGCAACCACCGCCACGTTGATAAGAATCGTGGGGTGGCGCCTAACCATGGCATCCCTAGCCCTACAGCTAGCACTCGGCCTAGCCGCCGCATACGCCGTCCATTACATTCTGGCCATATTTAGCCCATAA
- a CDS encoding peroxiredoxin, giving the protein MSEVKGPYLGMQIPEDLCFKTDQGDKCFRDYKGKWLLLFSHPGDFTPVCTTEFVAFSRKYEEFKKRGVELLGLSVDTNYSHIEWKRQIEQAFGVKVPFPIIADIDGKVASLFNAIPPGQTLTVRAVALIDPDLKLAWLALYPYTNGRNIDEILRVIDAIQFSYKYGYATPADWKPGDPVIVPPPPTVEAAEKRLKEPGIECKYWWFCTKKYELVAKA; this is encoded by the coding sequence ATGTCAGAAGTAAAAGGTCCGTATCTGGGGATGCAGATTCCAGAAGATCTGTGCTTCAAGACCGACCAAGGAGACAAGTGCTTCCGCGACTACAAGGGTAAGTGGCTACTTCTCTTCAGCCACCCAGGCGACTTCACGCCGGTGTGCACCACGGAGTTCGTGGCGTTTAGCCGGAAGTATGAGGAGTTCAAGAAGCGCGGCGTGGAGCTTCTCGGCTTGAGTGTCGATACAAACTACAGCCACATTGAGTGGAAGAGGCAGATTGAGCAGGCATTCGGCGTAAAGGTTCCGTTCCCGATAATAGCGGATATCGACGGGAAGGTGGCCAGCCTCTTCAACGCAATACCGCCAGGCCAGACCTTGACAGTGAGGGCCGTCGCCTTGATAGACCCCGATCTGAAACTTGCGTGGCTGGCGCTATACCCATACACCAATGGCAGGAATATAGACGAGATCTTGAGAGTTATAGACGCCATTCAGTTCTCCTACAAATACGGCTACGCGACGCCGGCTGACTGGAAGCCCGGCGACCCGGTCATCGTGCCGCCGCCTCCCACCGTTGAGGCGGCTGAGAAGAGGCTCAAGGAGCCGGGCATTGAGTGTAAATACTGGTGGTTCTGTACTAAGAAGTACGAACTGGTGGCCAAGGCCTAA
- a CDS encoding SRPBCC domain-containing protein, whose translation MKVEESGRFSVNMPPERVVELLAKPEVVAKLIPGVGKIEKAGDEYIGEAQVKLGHLSGKMTARFRYEAVRSDGVVVVGRATGLQTTADFRIEVSVKPSGSGSDVYWKFAGEARGLAASLAPGIVKSALKKMAEDAAINLAQFLSQ comes from the coding sequence GTGAAGGTCGAGGAGTCTGGGCGTTTTTCTGTGAATATGCCGCCTGAGAGGGTGGTGGAATTGCTCGCTAAGCCAGAGGTGGTAGCGAAGTTGATACCCGGCGTTGGGAAAATCGAGAAGGCCGGCGATGAGTACATCGGCGAGGCGCAGGTGAAGCTGGGCCACTTGTCGGGCAAGATGACCGCCCGTTTTAGGTACGAGGCTGTGAGAAGCGATGGGGTTGTGGTGGTGGGGAGGGCAACGGGTCTGCAGACCACGGCCGATTTCAGAATAGAGGTCTCCGTGAAGCCCAGCGGGAGCGGGTCGGACGTGTACTGGAAATTCGCGGGCGAGGCCAGGGGGCTAGCCGCTTCGCTCGCCCCCGGCATAGTGAAAAGCGCCTTGAAGAAAATGGCCGAAGACGCGGCGATTAACCTTGCCCAGTTTTTAAGCCAGTAG
- a CDS encoding LUD domain-containing protein — MSWEEAVERARLHIIPRTYDVLSRFGYITSLAKEVRKVKEEVIRNLDNYIEETRKAVERIGGRFILASTATEAVESAVKIVGQGKVVVMSKNNVATETGLRQGLERAGNEVWETDLGEFLVQLANDEPSHILAPAVHMTKERAAEVLAKRLGMAVPPEPEAIAQRAREFLRNKFIKADVGITGANAIAADTGAVVLVENEGNIRLTSGLPPVHIVYDGVEKIVPTLVDAMAAAAVQSAYAGLYPPTYINISAGPSSTADVEMHRVSPAQGPKEFYMILVDNGRRAVARDPVLWEALLCIRCGRCHLHCPVYRALGREFGVPPYTGPMGVMWTAVTRGIEEAGPHALKCVHAGNCKEVCPMGIDIPGVIHEVKKRYLSPTGSK, encoded by the coding sequence ATGAGTTGGGAAGAAGCAGTAGAGAGAGCGAGGTTGCATATTATACCAAGGACGTACGACGTTCTTTCGCGCTTTGGCTATATCACGAGTTTGGCTAAAGAGGTGAGGAAAGTAAAAGAAGAGGTTATTAGAAACCTTGATAATTACATAGAAGAGACCAGAAAGGCTGTAGAGAGGATAGGGGGCAGGTTTATCTTGGCGTCAACCGCCACAGAGGCAGTAGAGTCGGCGGTTAAAATTGTGGGGCAAGGCAAGGTGGTTGTCATGAGTAAAAACAACGTGGCGACAGAGACAGGTCTGCGCCAAGGTCTAGAAAGGGCTGGAAACGAAGTGTGGGAGACGGATTTGGGGGAGTTCCTGGTACAATTAGCTAATGACGAGCCTAGCCACATATTAGCACCGGCTGTCCACATGACTAAGGAGAGGGCTGCAGAGGTCTTGGCAAAGAGGCTAGGAATGGCGGTGCCGCCTGAGCCCGAGGCCATTGCGCAGAGGGCGAGGGAGTTTCTCCGCAACAAGTTCATAAAGGCAGACGTCGGGATCACGGGGGCCAACGCCATCGCCGCAGATACGGGGGCTGTGGTGCTGGTGGAGAACGAGGGCAACATAAGGCTGACGTCTGGCCTCCCCCCAGTGCACATAGTCTACGACGGCGTGGAGAAAATCGTGCCGACACTGGTAGACGCCATGGCCGCGGCGGCGGTGCAGTCCGCCTACGCCGGCCTCTACCCCCCCACCTATATAAACATCTCCGCCGGCCCCAGCTCCACGGCAGACGTGGAGATGCACAGAGTTTCACCCGCCCAAGGGCCAAAGGAGTTTTACATGATCTTGGTAGACAACGGCCGCAGAGCCGTTGCGAGGGATCCGGTGTTGTGGGAGGCACTCCTCTGCATACGGTGCGGCCGTTGCCACCTCCACTGCCCAGTCTACCGCGCCTTGGGGAGGGAGTTCGGCGTGCCGCCCTACACCGGCCCCATGGGCGTGATGTGGACCGCCGTGACGAGAGGCATAGAGGAGGCCGGCCCCCATGCGCTCAAGTGCGTCCACGCGGGCAACTGCAAAGAGGTATGCCCAATGGGCATAGACATCCCCGGGGTGATACACGAGGTGAAGAAAAGGTACCTATCTCCAACTGGGTCCAAGTAA
- a CDS encoding PaRep2b protein, translated as MEDAERDIKAVIKDVKVKWEGGRPRIVVEYEANGEAKSLSFIWGVATGGKVIAGVKLSYEKAAVLAALTGDDRLKGRKGVAALYAKHLFALAKIKGVGWGLLRWYTEAMAE; from the coding sequence GTGGAGGATGCGGAGAGGGACATTAAAGCAGTGATAAAGGATGTAAAGGTGAAGTGGGAGGGCGGCAGGCCGAGGATCGTCGTGGAGTACGAGGCAAACGGCGAGGCAAAGTCCCTCTCCTTTATCTGGGGCGTAGCGACAGGCGGAAAGGTCATTGCCGGCGTGAAGCTAAGCTACGAAAAAGCCGCCGTCCTTGCGGCGTTAACGGGGGACGACAGGCTGAAGGGCAGAAAAGGCGTGGCGGCACTTTACGCCAAGCACCTATTCGCCTTGGCGAAGATAAAAGGCGTCGGCTGGGGGCTTTTGAGGTGGTACACCGAGGCAATGGCCGAGTAG
- a CDS encoding S41 family peptidase, with the protein MKGYYLFPDIHGDEIVFVTEDDLWRYRGGAGQRLTSDFGVVIRPKFSPDGKWIAFTRLQQTDQGTTSDVYVIPAEGGEPRRLTYFGTPFTRVVGWTPDGRVLAYSDYKTPFPQWRELYAIALDGTYERLNLGPATALVYGDGGVVVLGRNNYELPHWKRYRGGARGVLWISRDGGKTFAKFLDLPGNITSPMIVGGRVFFVSDHEGVGNLYSVDLSGGDLRRHTNFTDFYVRNASSDGRRIVFQVAGDIWLYDPAADKLERLDIDLPLSRKAKMAKFVDPLKYLEYFALASGERLAVITRGQAFLVPSWEGAVVQLGERGGGVRYKHVATDGEKIAVATYDGAVEVYSIDGRIVKRIEPGVGLVEALAVKGSKIALANHRGELWILDLESGAASLVDRSEYGLITEMAWHPSGRWLAYAKPAGVYAQNIRLLDATTGKAYDVTSPTAYDYSPAFDPHGRYLYFLSRRALNPALDPVQFVYSFAKHSKPYLVVLRKDDASPFVEYKRREEKVEDIDVEGIERRVEPFPVEEGLYSAVVGLKGGKVAWLKYDVEGALRYYLWSAQERRGAVEVYDLETKMREQLISGVSAMRASPDGKYLLVKEENRLRLIDIEKKPDVQSREPGRKSGVLDMGRVKVYVEPEKEWRQMLREAWLLMRENYWKGDMNGVDWDAVYKKYEPLLERAGTRYELSDVINEMQGELGTSHAYEIVPDFEVDKPYLVGGLGAEYKWDGKCWRIVKIFAGDPSYENEKSPLLAPGVDVREGDCLVSIAGVRLGPGAPPEYALLNRPGDVVAIEVDRGGEVRTYVVRTVRDEKYLIYRHWVEENRRKVHKATWGRVGYIHIPDMGPAGYAEFFKSLNADGDKEAFIIDIRYNRGGHTSGMLVPRICVGVFGKFLTRHFKPFPYPELVLPKKLVLVTNEHAGSDGDIFTYDFKHLGLGPVVGKRTWGGTVGIDTRYKLVDGTIITQPKYAFWGEGVGTGIEGYGVDPDIEVEIAPQDYREGKDPQLEKALEIFKES; encoded by the coding sequence ATGAAAGGCTATTACCTATTCCCCGACATTCACGGCGACGAAATCGTATTCGTCACAGAAGACGACTTGTGGCGATACAGAGGCGGGGCTGGCCAGAGGCTCACCTCAGACTTCGGCGTGGTTATAAGGCCGAAGTTCTCGCCTGACGGGAAGTGGATAGCCTTTACGAGGCTACAACAGACTGACCAGGGCACGACGTCGGACGTCTATGTAATACCTGCGGAGGGGGGCGAGCCGAGGCGGCTGACCTACTTCGGCACTCCCTTCACGAGGGTGGTCGGTTGGACGCCTGACGGCCGGGTGTTGGCCTACAGCGACTACAAGACGCCGTTTCCCCAGTGGCGGGAGCTATATGCAATAGCCCTAGACGGGACGTACGAGAGGCTAAACCTGGGCCCAGCCACGGCCCTGGTCTACGGCGACGGCGGCGTAGTTGTCCTCGGCAGGAACAACTACGAGCTCCCCCACTGGAAGAGGTACAGAGGCGGCGCGAGGGGAGTTTTGTGGATTAGCAGAGACGGCGGCAAGACCTTCGCCAAGTTCCTAGACCTCCCCGGGAACATCACCTCGCCGATGATAGTGGGCGGCCGGGTGTTCTTCGTCTCCGACCACGAGGGGGTGGGCAACCTCTACTCAGTTGATTTGTCGGGAGGCGACTTGAGGCGCCACACCAACTTCACCGACTTCTACGTGAGGAACGCCAGCTCCGACGGTCGGCGCATTGTCTTCCAAGTCGCCGGCGATATCTGGCTGTACGACCCAGCCGCCGACAAGCTGGAGAGGCTGGACATAGACCTCCCCCTCTCCCGCAAGGCGAAGATGGCAAAATTCGTAGACCCCCTCAAATACCTGGAGTACTTCGCCCTGGCGTCTGGGGAGAGACTGGCCGTAATAACGAGAGGTCAGGCCTTCCTTGTGCCCAGCTGGGAGGGGGCCGTGGTTCAGCTCGGCGAGAGGGGCGGAGGGGTGAGGTACAAGCACGTCGCCACCGACGGGGAGAAAATCGCAGTGGCCACCTACGACGGCGCTGTGGAGGTCTACTCCATAGACGGCAGGATTGTCAAGAGGATAGAGCCCGGGGTAGGCCTCGTGGAGGCCCTGGCGGTGAAGGGCTCTAAAATCGCCTTGGCGAACCACCGGGGGGAGCTCTGGATCTTGGACTTAGAGAGCGGCGCCGCGTCGCTGGTGGATAGGAGCGAGTACGGGCTGATTACGGAGATGGCTTGGCACCCGTCGGGGAGGTGGCTGGCCTACGCCAAGCCCGCCGGAGTGTACGCCCAAAACATCCGCCTCCTCGACGCAACCACCGGGAAGGCCTACGACGTGACGTCGCCCACCGCCTACGACTACTCGCCGGCGTTTGACCCCCATGGAAGGTATCTCTACTTCCTGTCAAGGAGGGCGCTGAACCCAGCGCTTGACCCCGTGCAGTTCGTCTACTCCTTCGCCAAGCACTCAAAACCATACCTAGTAGTGTTGAGGAAAGACGACGCATCGCCCTTTGTCGAATACAAGAGACGGGAGGAGAAGGTGGAGGACATAGACGTGGAGGGGATTGAGAGGAGAGTGGAGCCGTTCCCCGTTGAGGAGGGGCTCTACTCCGCCGTGGTTGGCCTAAAGGGCGGGAAGGTGGCGTGGCTAAAATACGATGTCGAGGGGGCCCTGAGGTACTACCTCTGGTCTGCGCAGGAGCGGCGGGGCGCCGTCGAGGTCTACGACTTGGAGACGAAGATGAGGGAGCAACTGATCTCCGGCGTCTCGGCGATGAGGGCCTCCCCAGACGGGAAGTACCTCCTGGTCAAGGAGGAGAATAGGCTACGCCTTATCGACATCGAGAAGAAGCCCGACGTCCAGTCGAGGGAGCCGGGGAGGAAGTCAGGCGTGTTGGACATGGGGCGGGTTAAGGTGTATGTCGAGCCGGAAAAGGAATGGAGGCAGATGTTGCGGGAGGCGTGGTTACTCATGAGGGAGAACTACTGGAAGGGGGATATGAACGGCGTTGATTGGGACGCCGTTTACAAGAAGTACGAGCCGCTCCTAGAAAGGGCGGGCACCAGGTACGAGCTGAGCGACGTGATTAACGAGATGCAGGGAGAGCTGGGGACGAGCCACGCCTACGAGATCGTGCCTGATTTCGAGGTGGATAAGCCGTACCTCGTCGGGGGGCTCGGCGCCGAGTACAAGTGGGATGGGAAGTGCTGGCGCATCGTAAAGATATTTGCGGGGGATCCCTCTTACGAGAACGAGAAGTCGCCCCTACTGGCGCCGGGGGTGGACGTGAGGGAGGGCGACTGCCTCGTCTCCATCGCTGGAGTCAGGCTCGGGCCGGGGGCGCCGCCGGAGTACGCCCTCCTCAACCGCCCTGGCGACGTCGTCGCTATAGAGGTAGATCGGGGCGGCGAGGTGAGGACCTACGTCGTGAGGACGGTGCGCGACGAGAAGTACCTAATATACCGCCACTGGGTGGAGGAGAACAGGCGGAAGGTGCATAAAGCCACTTGGGGCCGGGTTGGCTATATCCACATCCCAGACATGGGGCCTGCGGGTTACGCCGAGTTCTTTAAATCCCTAAACGCCGATGGCGACAAGGAGGCCTTTATCATCGACATCCGTTACAACCGGGGCGGCCACACGTCGGGGATGCTGGTGCCGAGGATATGCGTCGGCGTTTTTGGGAAGTTCCTCACCCGCCACTTCAAGCCGTTTCCCTACCCGGAGCTTGTACTGCCTAAAAAACTTGTGCTGGTGACTAACGAACACGCGGGCTCAGATGGCGACATATTTACATACGACTTCAAACACCTAGGCCTTGGGCCCGTCGTCGGCAAACGGACGTGGGGAGGTACTGTGGGCATAGACACGAGATACAAGCTTGTTGACGGCACCATTATCACCCAGCCTAAATACGCCTTCTGGGGCGAGGGCGTTGGGACGGGAATAGAGGGCTACGGAGTAGACCCTGACATTGAGGTAGAGATCGCGCCGCAGGACTACAGAGAGGGGAAAGACCCGCAATTAGAAAAAGCGCTAGAGATTTTCAAAGAGAGTTAG
- a CDS encoding vitamin K epoxide reductase family protein has product MLRYLYVVALALFGAVTWIAGMREAAVILIAASGLLHTIGNKPSAFCSRYRVGGCEAVLSSPYARPFGIPLEAVGAAWFAFLPLAYFTGIGAYWSVSTLLGVSVLVAIELKLRAVCIYCTVAHAIGVAAAVLLLLA; this is encoded by the coding sequence GTGTTGAGATACCTATATGTGGTAGCCCTGGCGTTGTTTGGAGCGGTTACTTGGATCGCCGGCATGAGAGAGGCCGCGGTGATCCTCATCGCAGCATCTGGACTTCTCCACACCATAGGCAATAAGCCGAGTGCCTTTTGTTCAAGGTACAGAGTGGGAGGCTGCGAGGCCGTCCTCTCCTCCCCTTATGCTAGGCCATTTGGAATTCCGCTGGAGGCAGTCGGCGCGGCGTGGTTCGCCTTTCTGCCACTTGCCTATTTTACAGGCATCGGCGCGTATTGGAGCGTGTCGACCCTGCTCGGGGTATCGGTTTTAGTGGCAATAGAGCTCAAGCTCAGGGCGGTCTGTATATACTGCACGGTGGCCCACGCCATCGGCGTGGCCGCCGCCGTCCTCCTCCTACTGGCTTAA